The Bradyrhizobium sp. CCBAU 051011 DNA segment GCAGTCGACCTGTCCCTCATGTAGGGCGGCGATCTCCCTCGCCACATTCAAAGTGACCGCGTGTCGATCGCCTTCAGGGCAATCGATTTCGCGAGGGCTTTATCCATTGTGGCCACGAAGTACAGCGCGCTGAGCGAGATATCCATGTCGCCTAACGTGACCTCGGGTCCATAGGCGCCGGCATCACATGCTGTGCAGAATTCTGCCACCTTCCGGTAACGCAAGGCAGTCCGTACCGACCAGGAAAAGTTAGTCTTAAGCCAGGAGGCCCACTCGCCATGCTCGCATTCG contains these protein-coding regions:
- a CDS encoding DUF3102 domain-containing protein; translation: MVTEKNASRLGRRVERIKSIEKGTLSSIVEIGRELIAAEAECEHGEWASWLKTNFSWSVRTALRYRKVAEFCTACDAGAYGPEVTLGDMDISLSALYFVATMDKALAKSIALKAIDTRSL